The sequence below is a genomic window from Mycobacterium spongiae.
GGTCAGGTTATCCCGATTCGGAACGTTGGTTTCCGTAATGAGAAGCACATCGTGCTCGCAGAATTCTACGAGCGTGCGCAGCAGCTTCACGACCTCATGAGTGCGCTGATCGTGCACGCACGTCGTACCCGGCTCCTTCCAGAGAAATGCCACTGCGTCGAGCCGCAGGACCCGAATTCCGTGATCGATGTAGAACCGAATGATCTCGATGAAGCGCAGCAGGACTTCGGGGTTGCTGAAATCGAAATCGATCTGATCGTGTCCGAAGGTGCACCAGACCCATCGAACGCCGTCAGCCGTTTCGACCCTCTTGCGCAGCGGATTAGAACGTGGCCGCACGACAAGGCTCAGGTCATCGGATGGCGAGGCTTCCTTGAAGTAATCCTTACCAGGGTCCTTTCGCTCGATGAAGTTGTTGAACCAGGTCGACTGGCTCGAACCGTGATTGATGACGAGATCAACCATGAGGCGATAGCGTTCCGCGATGGCACGAACGTCCTTCCACGTGCCGGCCCTGCGGTCGACTTCCTTGTAGTCGATGACGGCGAATCCATCATCGGAACTGTAGGGGAAGAACGGCAGCACGTGGACGCCGTTGATCGACTCGGCAAGATGCCGGTCGAGAAAATCGAGCAACGTCTGCAAACCCGGTCGCTCTGGATCTTCGATGCTGCCTGCGTAGGTAATGACCCAGCAGTCCGTTTCGTCCCAGTAGTTGGTGAACGGTTCTGGCGCACTGACCTTGTCCGCATAGTTCATCGCCTCGAGCACCGGCGTCACGAGACGCCGGGCGCGCGGCACGCCGTAGATTACTTCGAGGTGCTGACGGACGCGCGCACGCAACGCGCGAGTGCCACTACTGCCGGCCATTGATCAGAAGCTCCATGTCAGGCTGATATTTCTGCGCGATCTTCTTCGACCGCCGAGAGCAGGTCGTCCAGCACATTCGGCACGGCGCTGATGACTCGATTCCACGCCGGAATGAACGGTTGGTCCATTGGGTTTTCGAGGAACTGGGCGCCCGCCTTCACGACGTTGCTGGCGAACAGCTCGACTGCCTGCTCTTCGGTGTGTCGATCGTACTTCAGCCCGTTGATCGAGGCATCCGCTGCGAACGCTTCGACGAAATCGAGCGCGACGCGATAGTAGGTCGCCTTGATCGTCCGAATCTTGTCGATCGAAAAACTGTGTCCCTGAATCGCGAGTTTGCGAAACATCGCCTTCGCGATATCCAGACTCATCTTCGATAGTCCGCGGCTTGCGTCGTCCGGACTCAGACCCTGGTGCTTGTGATCGTAGCGATCAGCAATGTCGACCTGGCAAATGCGGTTGTTTGCATAGTTGCGTTGCATCTCGCTCAGAACGCCGATTTCGAGACCCCAGTCAGAGGGGATCCGCAGGTCGTTGATGACGTCACGGCGAATTGCGAATTCCCCGGCCAGCGGATAGCGGAAGCTGTCGAGGAAATCGAGAAACTCGCTGTGCCCGCAGACGATCGACATCGATCGGATGAGAGGCGTGACGAGCAATCGCGCTACACGACCGCCGATATTCGTGTCAGTCACCCGGGCGTAGTAGCCCTTGCAGAATTCAAAACTGAACTTGTTGTTCGCGATCGGATAGATCAGCCGTGCCAGCAGATCGCGCTGATACGTCTTGATGTCGCAGTCGTGCAACGCGATTCCGTCGGCGCGACGCGACGCCAGCGCATACCCGTAGCAGTACCAGACGTTGCGGCCTTTGCCGGGCCGCGACGGTGCAAGTCCTGCTGCAGCCAGCTTCCTGTCGAGCTCGCGCAGGCGAGGCCCATCCTGCCAGAGGATTCGGCAGTGCTGCGGCAAGCGGCTGAAATACTCATGCGCATGGCGAAACTGCTCGCGATCTGCGGCGTCGAGACCGATGATGATCTCGTTCAGATACGGCACTTTGCACAGCTCCTGGACGATCGTCTCGAGCGCCGGCGTCTGCAGTTCGGAATACAGTGACGGCAGCACGAGCCCCAGGGGCCGCTGCCTCGAGAAATCGATCAGTTCCCGTTCGAGCTCGGCGACCGGTCGCTGTGTCAGGTTGTGCAACGTTGTTACGACGCCGTTTTGATGAAAGTCACCCACGCGTTCTCGTCTCCAACAGATCGAAAAGTGCATTTTGCCATCCGGGCGGGCCTTCCTGCTCGGTGCGGATGACATGAGGATGATCGCCGAGGTCGATGCTGTGCCCGTGCCGCGCGCGGACCACGACCGCAATATCGGCGGCGGCCAGCATCGCGGCATCGTTCGGGCCGTCCCCGAGCGCGATGCAGGTCAGCGTCTCATCGGGTGATTCCTTTCGAAAGGCTGCCATCAGGCTCATCATTGCGCTGGCCTTGTCGACCTGACCCATGACGTGAGTGAAGCGTCCGCCGCGCAGGCAACGCAGACCGTGCGCTTCGATCGCTGCGCAAAATGCTTCGTAACGTTGCGGTATATCCCGCCAAAGCACTGGCTCCGTCGCTCGGCGTTCGTTTGCCAGGTGCGCAGCCGCCGGGTCGAGTCCCGTCGCGGCAACGATGCCCGCTTCCCCCATCTCGAAGAAGGCCTCACAGCGATAGTCGCCGCCGCGCCTGACGACGCGGTAGACGCGCTGCAGGACGGCTCGTTCGGCAGGCGTTTGGCGCACCGCCAGTTCCCCGCTGAAGTAGTTGTCAGGCACGTCGATGACCGCGCCATTTTCTGCGATGACCGGATGCTCGAGACCGAGCTCAGCACGCAGCGGCGTCAGTTCGGCAAGCGTCTTGCTGCTGTTCAGGACGACTGGGATTCGCCGACGCTTGAGTTCATCGAGTGCTACGGCTGCGCCCGCCCACGAATAGGTATCGCTATCGAGCAGCGTGCCGTCGAGGTCGGTGAAAATGACAGGATTTGAGATGGCGCCGATCTTAGCGTCGTGCACGCGGTTCCACCGCTCGACAATCCAGGACGAGACGCTGCTGTCACGCAGATGTCACAACATGGGTGCAACGAGACAATAGCCGCGGGAGACGCCGTGAGGCAGATTGCCCAGCCCAGCGCAACATTGGGGCACCAAAGAGACAACCAGCCCATGGCCGACCGGGAGTCGCGTGGTCACAGGTTCAACTCCTGTCAGCCCGACGCAGGTCTTGTCGATTCGGTGCATGAACAACGCCTCATGCTGCAGTCATCCCGGTCTCACTTCGGCCCCTGACTCTGAGACATGACCGCGAGAGACGCGGTTCAACAAACGTATGAGGAGTTCCTGATCAATGATGGTCGACCATGTCAAACCCAGCTTGAAGGTACTGATCGCGAGCCTCGGGATAGTTGGCCTTGGCGTTGTCGCTGCCCCGACCGCGATGGCCGACGACGGCTCGGACGACCGCCTAACTTGTCGTTCTATGTGTAGGTAGCCAGGCCGCGTCTGACGCCAACGACGACGAGCGGTTTCGCGTCATGTCGTTAGCGCAGGCGATGACGGCTCAGATGAGCGGCCTGGCATAACCGTTCCCGATCAACAAGTCGGATAACGACGACGGCCGGTTGTACTCGACCCGGCCGCTCTGCCGTGGCATGTCGGATGGGCTAGCCATCTTCGCTCTTCCGGTGGACTACTCCGAGGTGGGCGTACGGCCAACCGCCGAGTAGGACGCCGGTAGCGGTGACGAGAGTCGTGATCACGGTGGTGTTCTCCTGAGGTTTGGTGTTCATTGAAAAGCCGAGGACCGGCCCGCCGAAGTGGGCCGGCCCAAACCACACGATCGCCGCCGTATGGCTCTTGTGTGGCGATCGGACGGCCGAGTTGAGGTGACTGTTGGATACACCGATTGTCCTGGTTCATGGGACCAATGCCGGCCCGTGGACTATGGCGAACTTGATCGAGCACTTTTCCGATCTCGGCTGGCCATGCCTAGGCCCCGCATATCGGCATCACGACGCATCGCCGTCCGTTGACACCGCGGAACTGCTCACCGGAATCAGCATCGCCGACTATGTCGACGACATCGCCGCGGCCATCGACCCGTTGGACACCAAGCCGATCATCATCGGCCACTCGCTCGGCGGCGTGATCGCCCAGAAGCTCGCGGCCGCTGGTAAGGCACAGGCGATCGTGTTGCTCAATGGCAGCGTCAACTGGGGCATTCTGCCCACAACCGTGGGGGAGCGCGCCCTTGCCAGAGCACTAATGTCCGCCGGTCCGTTCTGGGAGCGCACACTGCTGCCCGACTTCGACACAATGTCCACCTTCGGGCTCAACATGCTCGACCCGGCCGTCCAGCGCGACGTCTTTGACCGCCTCGCACCAGAATCGGGTCGCGCTATCTTCGAGCTTTTCCTGTGGATGTTCGATGACAACGAAACGACCAGAATCGACTATCGGAGCATCACCTGTCCGGTCCTGGTGCTGTCGGGCAGCGAGGATTTGGCCGTCCCACCGTCGACGGCTCGCCTCATCGCCCAGCGGCACGGTAGCTTCGCGACGTTTCACGAGGCCGAAGGCTTCGGACATTATCTGACACTGGAGCCGCGCTGGCGGCAGATCGCCGACGTGTGCGCGCGATGGTTGCAAACCGTGGCCGCATGATCACGGTGATATCGCCGAATCGTGTCCGGGCAGCACTACCGTTCTTGCCCTGGCTGCGGCGATGGGATGAGTTCTGGACGCCTGTGGAATCGGTTATTCCCTCCGATAGCAGTAATTGTTAAAGCGTCGGCCGATTTGTTTCAGGCCACGTCGGTTCCGTTTTGTTGGTGGTTGTTTGGGCATTTTCTGCAATGACCGGATGCGCGAGACCGAGCTCAGCACGCAGCGGCGTCAGTTCGGCGAGCGTGTTGCTGCTGTTCAGGACACTGGGATTCGCCGACGCTTGAGTTCATCGACTGCTACTGCTGCGCCCGCCCACGAATAGGTATCGCTACCGACAGCGTGCCGTCGAGGTCGGTGAAAATGACAGGATTCAAGACAGCGCCGATCTTCATGTCCTGCACGCGGCTGCCCGTCATCGAAGCGCAGACACGCTGTACGAGGTGAGGTCTCGGCGTGGAGCCGCGCTGCGAATGCCCCCAGCAACACTCCAGATCTGGCTGAGCAGAACGCCTAAGAAGATCAGCCTTCCAGTTCGGACATCGATCTCGAGCGCGCAACGCCAAGAATCTCCCCGCGCGAAGGCTCAGTTGAGGCCCACGACCACGTCGGTCACGATGCCGGTGTTCGCCAGCAAGGACAGCTAGGCCGACACGCCGTGACGCCGATGCGGCGCGCAGACGTTGTTCACGGTGGCGGGCTGGCGGGCTTCAGTAGGATGTCTGCCCAATGAGGATGGCTAGGTTCGCTCTGACGTGGGTGGTGCTGGTCGACGTCATGGGCCAAGGGCTGGCGTTTCCCATCTTCAACACCCTGGTGACCGATCCGTCGGCTGGCTTCGTGCAGCAGAACATCACCGCCAGCGCGGCGGGGATGGACTACAGCGTGCTGGTTGCAGCGTTTTTTCTCACCTGGTTCATGGGTGTGGTCATCATCAGCCGGCTGTCCGACTCGGTGGGGCGACGCTGGGGCATTCTCATCTGCCTCGGCGGGGCGTTCACCGGCTATGTCCTGACGATCGTCGCAGTTTTCATCGATAGCTTTGCGCTGTTGCTGATCAGCCGCGCTATCACCGGGTTCACCGCTGGCACCCAGCCGATCGCGCAGGCCGCCATGGTCGACCTGTCGACGAACGAGAACGAGAAGGCGCGCAACATGGGCCTGATCACGCTGGGAATCAGCGGCGGGCTTGTTGCCGGTCCACTGATCGGTGGCGTCTTCTCCGACAAGTCGCTGATCGGTGACATCGCCACGTTGTGGCTCCCGTTCTTGATCGGCGGTGCGCTCAATCTCGTGGCCATGATCTTCGTCTTCGTCTGGTTTCACGACCGCAAGACCTACCACGCTCCATTGCGGGTCAACCCGCTAGACATCTTTCGCTTGCTGTGGGAGGTCAAAGACCACCCGGCGGTGATGCGCGTCTCCGGTGCGTTCTTCTTCTTCCAGCTGTCGCTGCTGGGCGCGTGGATCTTCATCGCGACCTATCTCACCGACACCTTCGGCCTCAAGACCGGCGGAACCAGTCTCGGAATGCTGGTTTTCGGCGTAGGGCTGGGCTTCGCGAGCGTCGTGCTCGTCGGGCCGGTGACTGCCCGGTTCCCGCGTTGGGCGATCGTCGCCGCGGCGCAGGTTGGCATCATCGCCTCGATCGCGTTGTTCATCGGTGCGCAAACGCCGCTCATCGCCTACGTTGCCCTCGTGCCGATGGCGGTCTGCTTCGGGCTGGCGTACCCAGCGATCCTCACGGTCTTTTCGGCAACCGCCGGCGAGGACCGGCAGGGCTGGGTGATGG
It includes:
- a CDS encoding sugar phosphorylase; this encodes MAGSSGTRALRARVRQHLEVIYGVPRARRLVTPVLEAMNYADKVSAPEPFTNYWDETDCWVITYAGSIEDPERPGLQTLLDFLDRHLAESINGVHVLPFFPYSSDDGFAVIDYKEVDRRAGTWKDVRAIAERYRLMVDLVINHGSSQSTWFNNFIERKDPGKDYFKEASPSDDLSLVVRPRSNPLRKRVETADGVRWVWCTFGHDQIDFDFSNPEVLLRFIEIIRFYIDHGIRVLRLDAVAFLWKEPGTTCVHDQRTHEVVKLLRTLVEFCEHDVLLITETNVPNRDNLTYFGNANEAHAIYNFSLPPLLVHTLLTGDCRHLKTWMMSMPPARHGTAYLNFIASHDGIGLRPADGLLSLNERTRLLDALTGFGGRLSMRTGPDGEAHPYEVNISLFDALAGTIDGSDSHQMNRFVCAHAIMLSLEGIPALYIHSLLGTRNDLEAVAETGQQRSINRRVWVFDEIEALLANENSEAAIVLARLTELLKLRRKQKAFHPNAVQFTLHLGLEIFGVWRQSIDRQQDVFSISNVSDEPQTVSLDNVNLVSTVAWRDLISGQAIRKGQRELRLEPYQSVWLSNA
- a CDS encoding HAD-IIB family hydrolase; translated protein: MHDAKIGAISNPVIFTDLDGTLLDSDTYSWAGAAVALDELKRRRIPVVLNSSKTLAELTPLRAELGLEHPVIAENGAVIDVPDNYFSGELAVRQTPAERAVLQRVYRVVRRGGDYRCEAFFEMGEAGIVAATGLDPAAAHLANERRATEPVLWRDIPQRYEAFCAAIEAHGLRCLRGGRFTHVMGQVDKASAMMSLMAAFRKESPDETLTCIALGDGPNDAAMLAAADIAVVVRARHGHSIDLGDHPHVIRTEQEGPPGWQNALFDLLETRTRG
- a CDS encoding alpha/beta hydrolase; translation: MDTPIVLVHGTNAGPWTMANLIEHFSDLGWPCLGPAYRHHDASPSVDTAELLTGISIADYVDDIAAAIDPLDTKPIIIGHSLGGVIAQKLAAAGKAQAIVLLNGSVNWGILPTTVGERALARALMSAGPFWERTLLPDFDTMSTFGLNMLDPAVQRDVFDRLAPESGRAIFELFLWMFDDNETTRIDYRSITCPVLVLSGSEDLAVPPSTARLIAQRHGSFATFHEAEGFGHYLTLEPRWRQIADVCARWLQTVAA
- a CDS encoding MFS transporter, whose product is MRMARFALTWVVLVDVMGQGLAFPIFNTLVTDPSAGFVQQNITASAAGMDYSVLVAAFFLTWFMGVVIISRLSDSVGRRWGILICLGGAFTGYVLTIVAVFIDSFALLLISRAITGFTAGTQPIAQAAMVDLSTNENEKARNMGLITLGISGGLVAGPLIGGVFSDKSLIGDIATLWLPFLIGGALNLVAMIFVFVWFHDRKTYHAPLRVNPLDIFRLLWEVKDHPAVMRVSGAFFFFQLSLLGAWIFIATYLTDTFGLKTGGTSLGMLVFGVGLGFASVVLVGPVTARFPRWAIVAAAQVGIIASIALFIGAQTPLIAYVALVPMAVCFGLAYPAILTVFSATAGEDRQGWVMGVQTALATLSAGSVSLLSGELLGLGPRAPFYVAILGGVIALLIMAMFWRAPTMRTPIGSASAQP